The proteins below are encoded in one region of Neofelis nebulosa isolate mNeoNeb1 chromosome 17, mNeoNeb1.pri, whole genome shotgun sequence:
- the LOC131500084 gene encoding LOW QUALITY PROTEIN: vomeronasal type-1 receptor 1-like (The sequence of the model RefSeq protein was modified relative to this genomic sequence to represent the inferred CDS: substituted 1 base at 1 genomic stop codon), giving the protein MGVGTLELGIIFLTQTADGILGNSSLLGLYTFSLLTGHKLRPTDLIFNQLVLANSIILFSKGIPQTMVAFGSQNFLDAAAYKLVFYYHRVSTGVSSSTICLLNDFQAIKLNPSMCRWMELKIRSPKFLGFCCFLCWTLHLWINSFIPLIVNGPSNNKNLSVTRNGXSSWNEVGRFNVLFAVIYFYMGLSFMVWVSGSMVFVLLKHKQQVQHIHSNSLSPRSCHEARATHTILVLVSFLVTFYSIYAILTVWMTLVANPGQWMVNSTGFVSSCFPAFSPFVLMVSDTRVSQFCFVYRAR; this is encoded by the coding sequence ATGGGTGTTGGCACATTGGAACTGGGGATTATCTTCCTCACTCAGACTGCAGATGGGATCCTAGGAAATTCATCCCTCCTTGGTCTTTATACCTTCTCTTTGCTCACTGGACACAAATTGAGACCCACAGACCTGATTTTCAACCAACTGGTCCTAGCCAACTCCATCATCCTTTTCTCCAAAGGGATCCCTCAAACAATGGTGGCTTTTGGATCCCAAAATTTCCTGGATGCTGCTGCATATAAACTTGTCTTTTATTATCACAGAGTGAGCACAGGGGTTTCCTCCAGCACTATATGTCTCCTCAATGACTTCCAAGCTATTAAGCTGAACCCTAGTATGTGTAGGTGGATGGAGCTCAAGATTAGATCCCCAAAGTTCCTTGGCttctgctgtttcctctgctggaCCCTACATCTCTggataaattcatttattcctctAATAGTAAACGGTCCATCCAATAACAAAAACCTTAGTGTGACGAGAAATGGATAAAGTTCCTGGAATGAGGTAGGGAGATTTAACGTATTATTTGcagtcatatatttttatatgggtTTGAGCTTCATGGTCTGGGTCAGTGGCTCCATGGTCTTTGTCCTGCTCAAGCACAAGCAGCAAGTCCAACACATTCACAGCAACAGCCTTTCCCCCAGATCTTGCCACGAGGCTAGAGCCACACACACCATCTTGGTCCTGGTGAGTTTCTTGGTTACCTTTTATTCGATCTATGCTATTTTAACTGTTTGGATGACTCTGGTTGCAAATCCAGGCCAGTGGATGGTGAACAGCACTGGGTTTGTCTCCTCGTGTTTTCCAGCGTTCAGCCCCTTTGTGCTCATGGTCAGTGACACTCGAGTCTCTCAATTCTGCTTTGTCTATAGGGCAAGGTGA